One window from the genome of Kryptolebias marmoratus isolate JLee-2015 linkage group LG1, ASM164957v2, whole genome shotgun sequence encodes:
- the LOC112451418 gene encoding uncharacterized protein LOC112451418 — translation MSKYITELQVSLNKSEESDFKDQRLHKIPYNLNEEAGGNTIYLWFRRDDRPGITRIQLSYDHDTSLGLIDAGYTKVNKNLNEGAGGDNIYLWYHSGSSESEVPIIDLNVTTEPSDAAMQMAEGWEPLTCNLNRNAGGKWIHLWMKREKQTYIKKITATNTNDGDDQLFQDGYIRLDENTNRGARGKEIFIWYLPTTKPGEALGDLLISTNDGESTKYKEEEYKKVGPQDLNEGTGGNQVYLWYKKEIPNKKAIQSMMLILDQTAVQPFQSAGVNVINKNLNKGNDSFQKILLSFYQ, via the coding sequence ATGTCCAAGTACATCACTGAGCTCCAAGTATCTCTGAATAAATCTGAAGAGTCAGACTTCAAAGACCAACGTCTGCATAAGATTCCTTATAACCTGAATGAAGAAGCTGGAGGAAACACCATTTACCTCTGGTTCAGGAGAGATGACAGACCAGGTATCACCAGGATTCAGCTGTCATATGATCATGACACCAGCCTGGGTCTGATTGATGCAGGCTACACAAAGGTCAACAAAAACCTCAAtgagggagcaggtggagacaACATCTACCTGTGGTACCACTCAGGTTCCTCAGAGTCTGAAGTACCCATCATTGATCTTAATGTCACTACTGAACCAAGTGATGCAGCCATGCAAATGGCAGAAGGCTGGGAGCCACTGACCTGTAACCTGAACCGGAACGCTGGTGGAAAATGGATCCACCTGTGGAtgaagagagagaaacaaacctACATCAAAAAAATTACTGCTACTAATACCAACGATGGAGACGACCAACTTTTTCAAGATGGTTACATCCGACTGGATGAAAACACCAACAGAGGAGCAAGAGGGAAAGAAATCTTCATCTGGTACCTTCCAACTACCAAACCAGGCGAGGCCCTCGGGGATCTGCTGATCTCCACCAATGATGGCGAGTCTACCAAGTATAAAGAGGAAGAATATAAAAAAGTGGGCCCGCAGGATCTCAATGAGGGGACCGGAGGAAACCAAGTCTACCTGTGGTACAAGAAAGAAATACCCAACAAAAAAGCCATCCAGTCCATGATGTTGATCCTTGACCAAACCGCTGTGCAGCCGTTTCAGAGCGCCGGGGTCAATGTCATCAACAAAAATCTCAACAAAGGCAATGATTCTTTCCAAAAGATTCTGCTGTCTTTCTACCAGTGA
- the LOC108248094 gene encoding uncharacterized protein LOC108248094 encodes MSKYITELQVSLNKSEEFKFIEQGLHKIPHNLNKGAGGNTIYLWYKKGDRPGITRIQLSYDHDTSLGLIKAGYTKINKNLNEGACGNNIFLWYHSGSSESKVPIVDLHVTTEPSDAAKYMADGWEPLSCDLNRNAGGKWIHLWMKREKQTYIKEITATNTNDGDDQLFQDGYIRLDENTNRGIRAKQIFIWFLPTTKPGEALGDLLISTNDDEFTNFIQQEYKPAAQQDLNEGTGGNQVYLWYKKEVPSKNPIQSMMLILDQTAVQPFQSAGVNVIKKDLNKGNDSFQMILLSFYQ; translated from the coding sequence ATGTCCAAGTACATCACTGAGCTCCAAGTATCTCTGAATAAATCTGAAGAGTTTAAGTTCATTGAGCAAGGTCTGCATAAGATTCCTCATAACCTGAACAAAGGAGCTGGAGGAAACACCATTTACCTCTGGTACAAGAAAGGTGACAGACCAGGTATCACCAGGATTCAGCTGTCATATGATCATGACACCAGCCTGGGTCTGATTAAAGCAGGCTACACAAagatcaacaaaaacctgaatgaGGGAGCGTGTGGAAACAACATCTTTCTGTGGTACCACTCAGGTTCCTCAGAGTCTAAAGTACCCATCGTTGATCTTCATGTCACTACTGAACCAAGTGATGCAGCCAAGTATATGGCAGACGGCTGGGAGCCACTGTCCTGTGACCTAAACCGGAACGCTGGTGGAAAATGGATCCACCTGTGGAtgaagagagagaaacaaacctACATCAAAGAAATTACTGCCACTAATACCAACGATGGAGACGACCAACTTTTTCAAGATGGTTACATCCGACTGGATGAAAACACCAACAGAGGAATACGAGCAAAACAAATCTTCATCTGGTTCCTTCCAACTACTAAACCAGGCGAGGCCCTCGGGGATCTGCTGATCTCTACCAATGATGACGAATTTACCAATTTTATTCAGCAAGAATATAAACCAGCGGCCCAGCAGGATCTCAATGAGGGGACCGGAGGAAACCAAGTCTACCTGTGGTACAAGAAAGAAGTACCCAGCAAAAATCCCATCCAGTCCATGATGTTGATCCTTGACCAAACCGCTGTGCAGCCGTTTCAGAGCGCCGGGGTCAATGTCATCAAGAAAGATCTCAACAAAGGCAATGATTCTTTCCAAATGATTCTGCTGTCTTTCTACCAGTGA